A section of the Leptospira kobayashii genome encodes:
- a CDS encoding LIC11270 family surface protein, with protein MRFDLSYMIRYSILIVFLILFADCKTKIDLGKETTLPVLSTLFNNRMLLLLKGTYSTDSPLDWGELNGGLGTIYLDKQDIGDGTGGDPVMSTNDLPLAKDLPIFLDIGEVRISSKYTKGLNDLTQIKDALDSRKFWSFIAPNRQVFCTVPYSFDDDTCKQNNGVQKAYDFFNGIGAQYPSNDPSAETWGYDDSAQTAATLNSIGKSFLGRQYYYSGIYFRSIVTGYAKDAGVPILTSTRFDNRLVYGLNIVPRNNYLPGTSSVAKTQIVPKMFPVLYSQQPTQADMEVRDGFDPYILEIRTNIKENLMVHSYTTSRSTTVTYVGYSDVFNDHNGEGDAGGNLLSRARIIYPETASSLVITGGGGSLKHVFAIFRNTEGNYTTTLPLAATPSKPTAKIKYLNPGSYKLVCLGDVSKIDGFPDTFVAETEFSIPEYPFRSTYTVNLTCP; from the coding sequence ATGAGATTCGATTTATCTTACATGATCCGCTATTCTATTTTAATTGTTTTCCTTATACTTTTTGCAGATTGCAAAACCAAGATCGATCTCGGCAAGGAAACCACACTTCCCGTACTATCCACTTTATTTAACAACCGTATGTTGTTGCTTTTGAAAGGTACTTATTCTACGGACTCTCCTCTCGACTGGGGCGAACTCAACGGAGGACTCGGAACCATTTACCTGGACAAACAGGATATAGGCGACGGAACCGGCGGAGATCCCGTCATGAGTACGAATGATTTGCCTTTGGCAAAAGACCTTCCTATTTTTCTGGATATCGGAGAGGTGAGAATCTCAAGTAAATATACGAAAGGCTTGAATGATCTGACACAAATCAAAGACGCACTTGATTCCAGAAAATTCTGGAGCTTCATTGCTCCCAATAGACAAGTATTTTGTACAGTTCCTTACTCATTTGATGATGACACTTGTAAACAAAACAATGGAGTTCAAAAGGCATATGATTTCTTTAACGGAATCGGGGCACAGTATCCTTCCAATGATCCTTCTGCGGAAACTTGGGGTTATGACGATTCCGCACAAACCGCAGCCACTCTCAATTCGATAGGAAAAAGTTTTTTAGGAAGACAATACTATTATTCGGGGATTTATTTCCGGTCCATCGTGACCGGTTATGCAAAAGATGCGGGAGTTCCCATTTTGACCAGCACCCGATTTGACAACCGGCTTGTTTACGGTTTGAATATTGTTCCCCGAAACAATTACCTTCCCGGTACCAGCTCCGTGGCAAAAACCCAAATCGTTCCTAAAATGTTTCCCGTTTTGTATTCCCAACAACCTACTCAGGCCGATATGGAGGTGCGGGACGGATTCGATCCTTATATCCTGGAAATCCGAACCAATATCAAAGAAAACCTAATGGTTCATTCTTATACCACGAGCCGTAGTACCACTGTTACTTACGTAGGTTATAGTGATGTGTTCAACGATCATAACGGAGAGGGAGACGCCGGAGGAAATTTACTTTCCCGTGCCAGAATCATTTATCCGGAAACTGCCTCCAGTTTGGTGATCACGGGAGGAGGTGGTTCACTTAAGCACGTATTCGCAATTTTCCGTAATACGGAGGGGAATTACACTACAACTCTCCCTCTTGCCGCAACACCATCGAAGCCCACAGCAAAGATCAAATATCTAAATCCGGGGAGCTATAAACTCGTTTGTTTAGGCGATGTGAGTAAAATTGATGGATTTCCGGACACATTTGTAGCGGAAACCGAGTTTTCCATTCCCGAATATCCGTTCCGTTCCACTTACACTGTCAATCTGACCTGCCCATAA
- a CDS encoding DUF2225 domain-containing protein has protein sequence MSTAAAANSKKVSFRAKETTVCPICDENHQKEQMFQGGGRLIAGKLSQDLRRLYEKNKKFGRVSPMDYVLSVCPRCLYSSFPKDWSALAPAENEALRMQVDIRRSYIEKILGPLDFHGDRQLVLGAASYLLAMDCYQQRGNSVAPTPKKAVCAIRGAWYFADLHDEFPELGYDKIRDLLYQKAAITYGTTLELMQTGQEPVDQAAGMLGPDTDNNWGFDGVIYLNAYLTKRFKDQLAPKPEDQILLLSRAKRTLARLYGSGKSSKGKPGPILEMSRELYDEYNILIESLGGEK, from the coding sequence ATGTCCACTGCCGCCGCCGCTAATTCCAAAAAAGTATCATTCCGAGCCAAGGAAACGACTGTTTGTCCCATTTGTGACGAAAACCACCAAAAAGAACAGATGTTCCAGGGGGGTGGACGACTCATTGCCGGGAAATTATCCCAGGACCTCCGTCGTTTGTATGAAAAGAACAAAAAATTCGGACGTGTCAGCCCGATGGACTACGTTCTTTCCGTTTGCCCCCGTTGTCTTTATTCTTCTTTTCCCAAAGATTGGTCCGCCCTTGCCCCCGCAGAAAACGAAGCGCTGCGTATGCAAGTGGACATCCGAAGATCTTATATTGAAAAAATCCTAGGGCCTTTGGATTTTCACGGAGACAGACAGCTGGTTTTGGGCGCTGCTTCCTACTTATTGGCAATGGACTGTTACCAACAGAGGGGAAATTCCGTAGCCCCCACTCCTAAAAAAGCGGTGTGCGCGATCCGGGGTGCTTGGTATTTTGCGGATCTGCATGACGAATTTCCCGAGCTAGGTTATGACAAAATCAGAGATTTACTCTACCAAAAAGCGGCGATCACTTACGGCACTACACTCGAGCTAATGCAAACCGGACAAGAACCCGTAGACCAAGCTGCCGGTATGCTCGGGCCTGATACTGACAACAACTGGGGATTTGACGGGGTGATTTACCTCAATGCCTATTTGACCAAACGGTTCAAAGACCAATTGGCACCCAAACCGGAAGACCAGATTCTATTATTATCCAGAGCGAAAAGAACCTTAGCCAGGTTATACGGTTCGGGAAAATCTTCCAAAGGAAAACCGGGACCGATTTTGGAAATGTCCAGAGAACTTTACGACGAATACAATATTCTAATCGAATCCCTCGGGGGAGAAAAGTAG
- the truA gene encoding tRNA pseudouridine(38-40) synthase TruA, whose amino-acid sequence MPNYALLVEYDGTLFYGWQKQKKLKTVQGTLDEALAVVLRRNPPSRIFVAGRTDTGVHSLGMVCNFRTLEPIPNLHKLIVSINALSGEGVSIRNAMEVPNEFHSRFSCDAREYVYQIYHGKYENPLLKNRAYWLKFRLNWDKVEKELPTLLGEKDFSSFAKATSVRGKKTIRKILSVNLEKDNFNGNLFRVRIRANGFMHNMVRITVGTLLDIGKGRWESRSIESILEEEDRRKAGMTLPPYGLYFVRAYYEKFPEINELYKPVLP is encoded by the coding sequence TTGCCCAATTACGCTCTACTGGTTGAGTACGACGGGACTCTATTCTACGGCTGGCAAAAACAAAAAAAACTGAAAACCGTGCAAGGCACATTAGACGAGGCCTTAGCGGTTGTTTTGCGAAGAAATCCTCCGTCGCGCATCTTTGTCGCGGGCAGAACCGACACGGGAGTTCATTCCCTGGGAATGGTTTGCAATTTCAGAACTCTCGAACCCATCCCCAACCTCCATAAATTAATCGTTTCCATCAATGCATTGTCGGGAGAAGGAGTCAGTATTCGAAATGCAATGGAAGTTCCGAATGAATTTCATTCCCGGTTTTCCTGTGACGCGCGGGAATATGTCTATCAAATCTATCATGGAAAGTATGAAAACCCTCTTCTGAAGAATAGAGCCTATTGGCTGAAGTTCAGGTTGAATTGGGACAAAGTGGAAAAAGAATTACCTACCTTGCTTGGTGAAAAAGATTTCAGTTCTTTTGCAAAAGCAACTTCCGTTCGGGGAAAAAAAACGATTCGAAAGATTTTATCCGTAAATTTGGAAAAAGACAATTTTAATGGGAACCTTTTCAGAGTTAGAATTCGGGCCAACGGGTTTATGCACAATATGGTGCGAATTACGGTAGGAACTTTACTAGACATCGGAAAGGGACGTTGGGAATCTAGATCCATTGAGTCAATTTTGGAAGAAGAAGACCGCAGAAAAGCAGGTATGACTCTTCCTCCTTACGGTCTGTATTTTGTCCGAGCTTACTACGAAAAATTCCCTGAGATTAATGAACTATACAAACCGGTACTTCCTTAA
- a CDS encoding LIC11274 family protein, with product MNGSIMKKSFLILIMTLATQNFLFAEAVSNKSYKKRIELLTYLRELEPIVKNFRGEDPEGNPAALNAAEGKEGFRLKKYLEAKRIYQEGLQYYFEGNYVASYQRFLECQLGVEKMLEELSQLYILRAEEMMKVAMERKNANNPLDKALLDISIEYGKGSYFRSDVMDQPREAPFSRRMYDAKEVHYVYNKYSIEKNMELGYRHLGLAKEARINALKVERNLEKHQKLQPSHRKFRIENYFGSISLSRDSKANAINIYKLKYPYDNYFLSNSQAKSEPVRDENGAYSEGQPVKVEGVTYDFSNNPYIRFDHRLQAMFDVRIPEEYRVDYADTRGRIYEVDSNNMVFLKYDQERKKALNIPAKPATPAGNTQAQ from the coding sequence ATGAACGGCAGCATTATGAAAAAATCCTTTCTGATCCTAATTATGACTCTTGCTACGCAAAACTTTCTTTTTGCGGAAGCTGTCTCCAATAAGTCCTATAAAAAACGTATCGAACTACTTACTTACTTACGCGAGTTAGAGCCGATCGTCAAAAATTTCCGAGGGGAAGACCCGGAAGGCAATCCGGCTGCACTCAATGCGGCAGAAGGAAAAGAAGGTTTTCGGCTCAAAAAATATCTGGAAGCCAAACGGATTTACCAAGAAGGACTTCAGTATTATTTTGAAGGAAACTACGTTGCTTCCTACCAAAGATTTTTAGAATGCCAGTTAGGTGTTGAAAAAATGTTGGAAGAGTTGTCTCAATTGTACATCCTACGTGCGGAAGAGATGATGAAAGTGGCAATGGAAAGAAAAAATGCCAACAACCCTTTGGACAAAGCATTACTTGATATTTCCATCGAATACGGAAAAGGTTCTTATTTCCGATCGGATGTAATGGATCAACCGAGAGAAGCTCCTTTCTCACGCAGAATGTATGATGCGAAAGAAGTTCATTATGTTTATAACAAATATAGCATTGAAAAAAACATGGAACTCGGTTATAGACATTTGGGTCTTGCGAAAGAAGCTAGAATCAACGCTCTTAAGGTGGAAAGAAATTTGGAAAAACACCAAAAACTCCAACCTTCTCATAGAAAGTTCCGTATAGAAAACTACTTCGGTTCGATCAGCCTTTCCCGTGATTCCAAAGCAAATGCGATCAACATATACAAGTTAAAGTATCCTTACGACAATTACTTCCTGAGCAATTCTCAAGCGAAGTCGGAACCGGTGCGTGATGAAAACGGAGCTTACTCCGAAGGTCAACCTGTGAAAGTGGAAGGAGTTACTTACGATTTCAGTAACAACCCTTACATTCGTTTCGATCATAGACTTCAAGCTATGTTTGATGTTCGTATTCCGGAAGAGTATAGAGTCGATTATGCGGACACACGCGGGCGTATCTATGAAGTGGATTCGAACAATATGGTATTCTTGAAATACGATCAGGAAAGAAAGAAAGCTTTGAATATACCTGCAAAACCTGCAACGCCGGCAGGCAATACTCAAGCGCAATAA
- a CDS encoding dual specificity protein phosphatase family protein, with protein MPKEEAILFTQCLQNDFTALLDKYDPIPNALHVGYAESNRLLGEMAEHGPVYSLIDWAYHTDPGRLKIIHIRDWHDSDSPTQKDHLQQFGDHCLKNTKGAEFVFEPWIQNFSDRHSIVNASGLNDFVDTNLETILHPYKGKKLKVGITGGVWTEAKVTFLAYDLKTRYPEFEIAVCSALTASSSLSMHFIALDQLKQVLGIQIFPSIGAFTEFLTGSQPDLEKKITTHSRVSSNHLKLDPKYPISEADKNILLYLFRDCKEAEFKTLDGGFSGNVVLKSTSVDVLGHTQVPCVVKIGNRDLIAKERTSFERIQEVLGNNAPSIVDFCELGERGAIKYRYAAMLDGNVRTFQKMYGSSDDFEKIDNIINIVFKQQLGRLYQAGSSEKLNLLEYYDFQSKYAKSVRTRVESLLGGPQTANTIEILPGISTPNPCIFYEKDLTVLKEYNAINHNLAYVHGDLNGANIILDAQDNVWMIDFFHTHRGHILRDLLKLENDILYIFTKIETEVELKEAMELTRILTSHEDLGVPLSFDVPSSLSNPKLKKAYRVIAKLRSLYPALIKMDRDPYQAHVGQLRYAMHTLSFDESNEIQRKWALFTGTVLIDKIREYIQKSKTLRIDFLKTEGSGAIQNIGLTILPGRKDRGRNLNDDINEMKKQKITHVISLITEQEYAEYGVSEMKTEYANAGFETFYLPTLDQRVPTLPSFHETIEWMEKALQKKGKILIHCVGGLGRSGTLAAGYLIGKEKMTAKEAIQKVRESRSERAIESREQEKYLNEFEKQSR; from the coding sequence ATGCCCAAGGAAGAAGCAATTCTATTCACTCAATGTCTCCAGAATGATTTTACAGCTCTTTTGGATAAATACGATCCCATCCCGAATGCACTTCACGTAGGTTATGCGGAGTCGAATCGTCTTTTGGGTGAGATGGCGGAACACGGGCCAGTTTATTCTTTGATCGATTGGGCTTATCATACGGATCCGGGCCGTTTAAAAATCATTCATATCAGGGACTGGCATGATTCGGATTCTCCGACCCAAAAAGATCACTTACAACAGTTTGGTGATCATTGTTTAAAAAATACGAAAGGAGCTGAATTCGTATTTGAGCCTTGGATTCAAAATTTTTCCGACAGACATTCGATCGTAAATGCATCCGGATTGAATGATTTTGTAGATACGAATTTGGAAACGATACTCCACCCTTATAAAGGAAAAAAATTAAAAGTGGGGATCACCGGAGGAGTCTGGACGGAAGCGAAAGTGACTTTTCTCGCTTATGATTTAAAAACCAGATACCCTGAATTTGAAATAGCGGTCTGTTCCGCACTTACCGCAAGCTCCTCTCTTTCCATGCATTTCATCGCTTTGGATCAACTCAAACAAGTGTTAGGAATTCAAATATTTCCTTCGATAGGCGCTTTCACCGAATTTCTCACGGGCTCCCAACCGGATTTGGAAAAAAAGATCACAACTCATTCCCGGGTTTCTTCCAATCATTTGAAACTGGATCCCAAGTATCCTATCTCGGAGGCGGATAAAAACATTCTCCTTTATTTATTCCGAGACTGCAAAGAAGCGGAATTCAAAACACTGGACGGAGGTTTTTCAGGAAACGTAGTACTCAAGTCGACTTCGGTAGATGTTTTGGGACACACTCAGGTTCCTTGCGTTGTCAAGATAGGAAACAGGGATCTGATTGCAAAAGAACGGACTTCCTTCGAACGCATCCAGGAAGTTTTAGGAAACAATGCGCCTTCCATCGTTGATTTTTGCGAACTGGGAGAAAGGGGAGCGATTAAGTATCGTTATGCGGCAATGCTCGACGGTAATGTCCGCACTTTCCAAAAAATGTACGGATCAAGTGATGATTTCGAAAAAATCGACAATATCATCAATATAGTTTTCAAACAACAATTAGGCAGATTGTACCAAGCAGGATCTTCGGAAAAGCTGAATCTATTGGAATACTATGACTTTCAATCCAAATATGCCAAGTCGGTTCGAACGAGAGTCGAAAGCCTGCTCGGTGGCCCACAAACGGCTAATACGATTGAAATCCTACCGGGAATCTCCACTCCCAATCCTTGTATCTTTTATGAAAAAGACCTGACTGTCTTAAAGGAATACAATGCGATCAATCATAACCTAGCGTATGTTCACGGGGATTTGAACGGGGCCAATATCATTCTGGATGCCCAGGATAATGTTTGGATGATCGATTTTTTCCATACTCATAGAGGCCATATCCTTCGGGATTTGCTTAAACTGGAAAATGATATTTTATATATTTTTACAAAGATCGAAACGGAAGTAGAATTGAAAGAAGCGATGGAGTTGACCCGGATTTTGACGAGTCATGAAGATCTGGGAGTTCCTCTTTCCTTCGACGTTCCCTCTTCCCTTTCCAATCCGAAATTAAAAAAAGCATACCGGGTGATTGCCAAACTCAGATCTTTATATCCAGCGTTGATCAAAATGGATCGGGATCCTTACCAAGCTCATGTAGGGCAATTACGTTATGCGATGCATACCCTGTCTTTTGACGAAAGCAATGAAATACAAAGAAAATGGGCGCTTTTTACAGGAACCGTCTTGATTGATAAAATCAGGGAATACATTCAGAAATCGAAAACATTGCGAATCGATTTTCTTAAAACAGAAGGTTCGGGAGCGATTCAAAATATAGGTCTCACCATTTTACCCGGCAGAAAAGACAGAGGAAGAAATTTAAACGACGATATAAACGAGATGAAAAAACAAAAAATAACTCATGTAATCAGTCTCATCACGGAACAGGAGTATGCGGAATATGGTGTTTCCGAAATGAAAACGGAATATGCAAATGCAGGGTTTGAAACTTTTTATCTTCCCACTTTGGACCAAAGGGTTCCCACCTTACCTTCATTTCACGAAACGATAGAATGGATGGAAAAGGCCCTGCAAAAGAAGGGGAAAATATTGATTCATTGCGTTGGAGGACTCGGGCGGTCAGGCACACTTGCGGCAGGGTATTTGATCGGGAAAGAAAAAATGACTGCCAAAGAAGCGATTCAAAAAGTGAGAGAATCCAGAAGCGAAAGAGCCATAGAGTCCAGAGAACAGGAAAAGTATCTAAATGAATTCGAAAAACAATCCCGGTAA
- a CDS encoding adenylate/guanylate cyclase domain-containing protein produces MRQIITNITNLFIKDENNSLESQFPIRFKLLLIISFVLLFSVSGVIFLASYFFRKDSEVRVKENNIKINDILALKVQSDLETIRQDVHITASAIIRNPKISSVVAKELFEADPSFILIGAYGPGMSPQFETYNEDFLQNYDYNKSEIHNLMGTIKDKVKKAYSGSTVIWNASPYFRHPMLCLAFPLSEKKDTNTILVTLVKLDRLLSAFQTSGTVETFLIGDDGSVLAHPDAKIVLSGSKLNDLPIVEKMKKSTVDNGQYRYENKDGIYYLGSFKKLAIGGVGVISQVMEDKVFEEVNNIQKRNVYLLIVSLALAFIVVYIFAKSLSTPILLLVNAARKIQAGQYHLDLVSTSRDEIGVLTNSFVSMSRGLEEREKLKDSFGKFVNTDIAELAAKGKLSIGGERKNCAVFFSDIRSFTSISEKLEPEDVVEFLNQYMSEMVTCVKETGGIVDKFIGDAIMATWGALRSSGNDSLDAVEASVRMRERLLIFNKGRGSVKKPIIRIGCGINTGNVIAGQIGSSDKMEYTVIGDTVNLASRVESLNKESGTDILISENTYEDVKGKFNTVSMGEIKVKGKAKAQKVYAVLGRKGDPNCPKNLQELRKLVGIPTPDSKKSK; encoded by the coding sequence ATGCGCCAAATCATAACAAATATTACAAACCTGTTTATCAAAGATGAGAACAATTCTTTGGAATCGCAATTCCCCATTCGATTCAAATTACTATTAATCATTTCCTTTGTTCTTCTTTTTTCCGTCTCCGGGGTGATCTTCCTTGCTTCCTACTTTTTTAGAAAGGATAGTGAGGTTCGGGTAAAAGAAAACAATATCAAAATCAATGATATCCTTGCATTGAAGGTTCAGTCGGATTTGGAAACGATCAGGCAAGACGTTCATATCACCGCTTCCGCGATCATAAGAAACCCGAAGATTTCTTCCGTCGTAGCAAAAGAGTTATTCGAAGCCGATCCTAGTTTCATTTTGATCGGTGCCTATGGTCCGGGCATGAGTCCTCAGTTTGAAACATACAACGAAGACTTTTTGCAAAATTACGACTATAATAAATCGGAAATCCACAACCTGATGGGCACGATCAAAGACAAAGTCAAAAAAGCATATTCAGGATCGACTGTGATTTGGAATGCAAGTCCCTACTTTCGTCATCCTATGCTGTGTTTGGCCTTCCCGCTCTCGGAAAAAAAGGATACAAATACAATCTTAGTCACCTTAGTCAAGTTAGATCGTTTGTTAAGCGCATTCCAAACTTCAGGAACGGTTGAAACCTTTTTGATCGGAGACGACGGGAGCGTACTTGCTCACCCGGACGCAAAAATCGTTCTCTCCGGATCAAAACTGAATGACCTCCCCATAGTGGAAAAAATGAAAAAATCCACCGTGGACAACGGCCAGTATCGATATGAAAACAAAGACGGGATCTATTATCTCGGGTCCTTCAAGAAACTGGCGATAGGCGGTGTAGGGGTTATTTCGCAGGTAATGGAAGATAAAGTCTTCGAAGAAGTAAACAATATTCAAAAAAGAAATGTTTATCTTCTGATCGTCTCACTTGCATTAGCATTCATCGTAGTTTATATTTTTGCAAAATCACTTTCCACGCCGATCCTCTTACTTGTAAATGCGGCGAGAAAAATCCAAGCAGGTCAATACCATCTGGATCTGGTTTCCACCTCCAGAGATGAAATCGGAGTTCTTACCAATTCATTCGTTTCCATGAGCCGCGGTTTGGAAGAAAGGGAAAAGTTAAAGGATTCCTTCGGAAAATTCGTAAACACGGATATTGCGGAACTTGCCGCAAAGGGCAAATTGTCCATCGGAGGAGAAAGAAAAAACTGCGCTGTTTTCTTTTCCGATATCAGAAGCTTCACCTCCATCTCCGAAAAACTGGAACCGGAAGATGTGGTTGAATTTCTTAATCAATACATGAGCGAGATGGTAACATGTGTTAAAGAAACAGGCGGGATTGTAGATAAGTTTATCGGAGATGCCATCATGGCAACCTGGGGAGCTTTGCGTTCCTCCGGAAACGATTCGTTGGATGCAGTGGAAGCATCAGTAAGAATGAGAGAGAGACTTCTTATCTTCAACAAAGGAAGAGGAAGTGTTAAAAAACCTATCATTCGAATCGGTTGCGGGATCAACACGGGAAACGTAATTGCAGGTCAAATCGGTTCCTCCGACAAGATGGAATACACAGTGATCGGAGACACGGTCAACCTGGCATCAAGAGTAGAATCATTAAATAAAGAATCGGGAACAGACATTCTGATCTCGGAAAACACATACGAAGACGTCAAAGGCAAATTCAATACAGTAAGTATGGGAGAAATTAAGGTAAAAGGAAAAGCGAAAGCCCAAAAAGTTTATGCAGTGCTCGGAAGAAAAGGGGATCCGAATTGTCCCAAAAATCTCCAAGAGTTACGAAAGTTAGTTGGTATTCCTACCCCGGATTCTAAAAAATCCAAATAG
- a CDS encoding DUF2889 domain-containing protein, protein MSIRKKMQYTPVGLERNMSVSFWWFFDQSPSRAVIESKIYDRYHDISLLIEIDLSQQTIIETEIEERRTPFVTCPGAIPAYGFLKGVKFNRPGLEIAIRESVPKSGDGCIRIDQLLFYAVDNFVSALAYELKSRQIPDRWNEERHAPDAEPFEKRSAAVHQWWIRDRVMKNSCFTMNVKFANEENRIPLEKEPTITTMLLGLRNPGK, encoded by the coding sequence ATGTCGATTCGCAAAAAAATGCAGTACACTCCCGTCGGATTGGAAAGAAATATGAGCGTTTCCTTCTGGTGGTTTTTCGATCAGTCTCCTTCCCGTGCAGTAATCGAATCCAAGATCTACGACCGTTATCATGATATCAGTCTTCTGATTGAGATAGATCTTTCTCAACAAACAATCATTGAAACGGAGATTGAAGAAAGAAGAACTCCCTTTGTCACTTGCCCCGGCGCCATCCCCGCGTATGGTTTTTTAAAAGGAGTTAAATTCAACAGACCGGGCTTAGAAATCGCAATACGGGAATCCGTTCCCAAATCGGGAGACGGATGCATTCGAATCGACCAGCTGCTCTTCTATGCGGTGGATAATTTCGTTTCCGCACTTGCCTATGAATTGAAAAGCCGCCAAATCCCGGATAGATGGAATGAAGAACGACATGCTCCCGATGCGGAACCTTTCGAAAAAAGAAGTGCCGCAGTCCATCAATGGTGGATCCGGGATCGGGTAATGAAAAACAGTTGTTTTACGATGAATGTGAAATTCGCAAACGAAGAGAATAGAATTCCCTTGGAAAAAGAACCCACCATCACAACGATGTTACTCGGTTTACGGAACCCCGGGAAATGA
- a CDS encoding lysophospholipid acyltransferase family protein: MKVYFRVLPLVMGKASPYMVKGIWKAAKGDIEARIDSFLEGSRLWGEDVRQYTNSKVILFNAINPPEKGHLIFLNHVNEMDFPYDCYVIRKPYLANQVIKKTVVAYWWMLAMGSQVFDNSKARTIAISVRNLLGGIKENSFIVYPEGRNTYTEEIQPLKKGMIKIAFDQKIPVYVVLKSGISNYQKQPKNNTIGYLELGTIRPENFSNYEEMQAHLQEWMITKKKELDALLQQELMKSLN, encoded by the coding sequence ATGAAGGTTTATTTCCGAGTTCTTCCTCTTGTTATGGGGAAAGCCAGTCCTTATATGGTGAAAGGAATCTGGAAAGCCGCCAAAGGGGATATCGAAGCTAGGATTGATTCCTTCCTGGAAGGTTCCAGACTTTGGGGAGAGGATGTCCGGCAGTATACGAATTCAAAGGTAATCCTATTCAATGCGATCAATCCTCCCGAAAAGGGACATTTGATTTTTTTGAATCATGTGAACGAGATGGATTTCCCTTATGATTGTTATGTGATTCGCAAACCTTACCTTGCCAATCAGGTGATCAAAAAGACGGTTGTGGCTTATTGGTGGATGCTCGCCATGGGTTCGCAGGTATTTGATAACTCCAAAGCAAGAACGATTGCAATTTCCGTAAGGAATCTGTTAGGTGGGATCAAAGAAAATTCCTTTATCGTTTATCCTGAAGGCCGTAATACTTATACGGAAGAGATTCAGCCTTTGAAAAAGGGAATGATTAAAATTGCATTCGATCAAAAGATTCCCGTTTATGTAGTATTGAAATCCGGGATCTCAAATTACCAGAAACAACCCAAAAACAATACGATCGGTTATCTGGAATTAGGCACAATCCGTCCCGAAAACTTTTCCAATTACGAAGAAATGCAAGCGCACTTGCAAGAATGGATGATTACAAAAAAGAAAGAGTTAGACGCTCTTCTTCAGCAAGAACTGATGAAATCCCTAAACTAA
- a CDS encoding response regulator, translating into MFKNKKRVFIVEDNLLIRTAVKRALAATEEFELVGEWDDNVGLAKQIGLSRPDILLLDLRLKESDGLEILPDLKKNFHLMKVVVYTMKDDMVTFRNAVKAGADGYILKSDNPLTLGASLQVVMDGKFVTSKQFSQNSKKPEGDAKFNSLETSIIEQLKQGHTLAKVLAEANISKEQLEEVLMSLKSKFDVKSFPELVRIIREKVTV; encoded by the coding sequence ATGTTTAAAAACAAAAAGCGAGTTTTTATAGTTGAAGACAATCTTCTAATTCGAACAGCTGTTAAGCGAGCTCTTGCTGCAACGGAAGAGTTCGAATTGGTAGGTGAATGGGATGATAACGTCGGCCTTGCCAAACAAATCGGTCTTTCCAGACCCGATATTTTACTTTTAGACCTTCGTCTGAAAGAATCGGACGGGTTGGAAATCCTTCCCGATTTGAAGAAAAACTTTCATCTTATGAAAGTCGTAGTTTATACCATGAAAGACGATATGGTGACTTTCCGAAATGCAGTGAAAGCAGGTGCGGACGGATACATTCTCAAGTCCGACAACCCTCTTACTTTAGGTGCGAGTTTGCAAGTGGTAATGGACGGAAAGTTTGTCACTTCCAAACAGTTCTCTCAGAATTCCAAAAAACCGGAAGGGGATGCTAAGTTCAATTCATTGGAAACTTCCATCATCGAACAATTGAAACAAGGCCATACCTTGGCGAAAGTTTTGGCGGAAGCAAATATTTCCAAAGAACAATTGGAAGAAGTTCTGATGAGTCTGAAGAGTAAGTTTGATGTAAAATCTTTTCCCGAACTGGTTCGAATCATCAGAGAAAAAGTAACGGTATAA